One Corynebacterium tuberculostearicum DNA window includes the following coding sequences:
- a CDS encoding ABC transporter permease, producing MKLLSTASSALYYAFIAALIASVSVYAWQNAAEVLPSLAQRTAAALPATATIGAGVGSLALIVLLEALYPLRSLSLSRWVYVDRPRGRMRGVDKLSIAQLAGVSLLGLALCTSLRLPLYAAMALPLLRIALGWRSFDLASLLRAGRTRAVGSSSFGLLDSEVSADAIASQSARLRPSSRATTSPSYLFIRRLYRRWYIPLGAVAVIGLTLGLVPQLGSLALIGFAAAWTIVGAATGRAASFGRIIDGTWPDWGLPLTATAGAAVLGTAFIAAVWKLPVLVLAACCLGLTYASFKRSRPARVATMNIIDTGGFGASFSPEVFGYFLRGGYGIAAVAVVLFF from the coding sequence ATGAAGCTTCTGTCCACAGCCTCCTCAGCCCTCTATTACGCCTTTATAGCGGCGCTCATCGCGAGCGTCAGTGTTTACGCTTGGCAGAATGCCGCCGAGGTTTTGCCCTCGCTCGCGCAGCGCACAGCCGCGGCCCTGCCCGCCACCGCGACCATCGGCGCTGGGGTCGGCTCCCTCGCCCTCATCGTTCTTCTTGAAGCGCTCTATCCGCTGCGCAGCCTTTCGCTCAGCCGGTGGGTCTATGTGGATAGGCCGCGGGGGCGTATGCGGGGCGTCGATAAGCTGTCCATTGCCCAGCTCGCCGGCGTGAGCCTCCTCGGCCTAGCCCTGTGCACGTCGCTGCGCCTTCCGCTCTATGCGGCGATGGCCCTCCCCTTGCTGCGCATAGCGCTCGGCTGGCGTTCCTTCGACCTCGCCTCGCTTCTTCGCGCGGGCCGCACCCGTGCCGTCGGCTCGTCTTCCTTTGGGCTTTTGGATTCTGAGGTTTCTGCCGATGCCATTGCTTCCCAGTCGGCGCGCCTGCGCCCCAGCTCGCGCGCCACGACGTCGCCCAGCTATCTCTTTATCCGGCGCCTATACCGCCGCTGGTACATCCCGCTCGGCGCGGTAGCTGTCATCGGCCTCACCCTAGGCCTTGTCCCACAGCTCGGCAGCCTGGCGCTCATAGGATTCGCTGCCGCATGGACCATCGTCGGCGCCGCCACCGGCCGCGCCGCATCCTTTGGCCGCATCATCGACGGAACCTGGCCCGACTGGGGACTTCCCTTGACCGCGACAGCCGGTGCCGCCGTTCTCGGTACCGCCTTCATCGCCGCCGTGTGGAAGCTGCCGGTACTCGTACTCGCCGCGTGCTGTTTAGGACTTACCTACGCCTCCTTCAAGCGCTCCCGCCCAGCGCGAGTGGCCACCATGAACATCATCGACACCGGTGGCTTCGGTGCTTCGTTCTCCCCCGAAGTCTTCGGTTACTTCCTGCGCGGCGGCTACGGCATTGCGGCCGTAGCTGTGGTCCTCTTCTTTTAG
- a CDS encoding GntR family transcriptional regulator has translation MFINLNPDSDVPVFQQIHDELVLAIARGQLSDGDKLDPVRRVAKDIGINPATVKKAYDLLVSDGLIETAGRSGSIVRPGAHTEAQERQLAEQLGRVVALARAQGFSPDELHTHLSSTLKHLEVSS, from the coding sequence ATGTTCATTAACCTCAACCCCGATTCAGATGTCCCCGTCTTCCAACAAATCCACGATGAATTAGTACTGGCCATAGCTCGCGGCCAGCTCTCTGATGGCGACAAGCTAGACCCTGTCCGCCGCGTCGCCAAAGACATAGGCATCAACCCAGCCACCGTAAAAAAGGCGTACGACCTCTTGGTCTCTGACGGCCTCATTGAAACCGCCGGCCGCTCCGGCTCCATCGTCAGACCCGGCGCTCACACCGAGGCTCAAGAAAGACAACTAGCTGAGCAATTAGGCCGAGTAGTTGCGCTCGCCCGTGCCCAAGGCTTTAGCCCAGATGAGCTCCACACCCACCTCAGCTCCACTCTTAAACACTTGGAAGTATCGTCATGA
- a CDS encoding GntR family transcriptional regulator: MSDTRPIYQQLAGGIRDMIISGELAEGERAPSTNELSAFHSVNPTTSAKALTVLFEEGLLEKRRGLGMFVRESARNKVRHQRQEALREDFIVPLLKEGAALGLSASDIADLIEAEGDHHDAP, encoded by the coding sequence ATGAGCGATACCCGGCCCATTTATCAGCAACTAGCAGGAGGGATCAGGGACATGATTATTTCCGGTGAGCTCGCCGAGGGCGAACGCGCCCCCAGCACCAATGAGCTTTCGGCTTTCCACTCCGTTAACCCAACTACCTCCGCAAAGGCACTAACCGTCCTCTTCGAGGAAGGCCTGCTGGAAAAGCGGCGCGGTTTGGGCATGTTCGTGCGCGAAAGCGCGCGCAACAAGGTCCGCCACCAACGCCAAGAAGCCCTTAGGGAAGACTTCATCGTTCCGCTTCTCAAAGAAGGAGCCGCGCTGGGCTTAAGCGCCAGCGATATCGCCGACCTCATCGAAGCCGAAGGAGACCATCATGACGCACCTTAA
- a CDS encoding Cj0069 family protein — translation MHNAIVVFEVEGGSDKGADGHRKDTMPIVDAIKEQGWNAEVIYFHPDKAEEIYAQVSENFDAYISRVNPGNIPGGEKGYFELLTKLADAGLVGMSTPADMMAYGAKDALVKLNDTPLVPDDTVAYYEVEELHNTFPTSLSYGERVLKQNRGSTGEGIWRVRLADQELAQAVEPGTALPLDTALKCTEAVDNQTHDYKLGAFMDFCDQYIEGDNGMLVDMRFMPRIVEGEIRILLVGDEPVFIVHKKPAEGGDNFSATLFSGAKYTYDKPESWPELLEMFEKARPVIAEKLGDTKDVPLIWTADFMLDDAPDGTDTYVLGEINCSCVGFTSELDMGIQEKVAAEAIRRVQDANA, via the coding sequence GTGCACAATGCAATCGTTGTATTTGAGGTAGAGGGCGGCTCCGATAAAGGCGCAGATGGTCACCGTAAGGACACCATGCCGATCGTCGACGCGATCAAGGAACAAGGCTGGAATGCGGAGGTTATCTACTTCCACCCAGACAAGGCGGAGGAAATCTACGCCCAGGTTTCTGAAAACTTTGATGCGTATATCTCTCGTGTGAACCCAGGCAATATCCCCGGCGGCGAGAAGGGCTACTTCGAATTGCTCACCAAGCTGGCAGACGCCGGCCTGGTAGGCATGTCCACTCCGGCAGACATGATGGCCTACGGCGCCAAAGATGCACTGGTCAAGCTCAATGACACCCCGCTGGTGCCGGACGATACCGTCGCGTACTACGAGGTAGAAGAGCTGCATAATACTTTCCCCACCTCGCTGTCTTATGGTGAGCGGGTGCTCAAGCAAAACCGCGGTTCCACCGGTGAGGGCATCTGGCGCGTGCGCCTCGCGGACCAGGAGCTTGCCCAGGCCGTGGAACCGGGCACCGCGCTCCCGCTCGATACCGCCCTGAAGTGCACCGAAGCAGTAGATAACCAGACCCACGACTACAAGCTGGGCGCCTTCATGGACTTCTGTGACCAGTACATTGAGGGCGATAACGGCATGCTGGTGGACATGCGCTTTATGCCGCGCATTGTGGAGGGCGAAATCCGCATTCTCCTCGTGGGTGACGAGCCGGTATTCATCGTGCACAAGAAGCCAGCGGAAGGCGGCGACAACTTCTCTGCCACGCTCTTCTCCGGCGCAAAGTACACCTACGATAAGCCGGAATCTTGGCCGGAGTTGCTCGAGATGTTCGAGAAGGCTCGCCCCGTTATCGCAGAGAAGCTCGGCGATACCAAGGACGTTCCGCTGATTTGGACCGCGGACTTCATGCTTGACGATGCCCCCGATGGCACCGACACCTATGTCCTCGGCGAGATCAACTGCTCCTGTGTTGGCTTCACTTCCGAGCTAGACATGGGCATCCAAGAAAAGGTTGCCGCCGAGGCAATTCGTCGCGTTCAGGACGCGAACGCCTAG
- a CDS encoding acetyl/propionyl/methylcrotonyl-CoA carboxylase subunit alpha, with protein MAVETKKISKVLVANRGEIAVRVIRAARDAGIASVAVYAEPDAQAPFASLADEAFALGGTTSAESYLVFDKILDAAEKSGADAIHPGYGFLSENADFAQAVIDAGLTWIGPSPESIRDLGDKVTARHIAERAEAPMAPGTKDPVAGADEVQSFAMEYGLPVAIKAAFGGGGRGMKVAYSAEEIPELFESATREATSAFGRGECFVERYLDRARHVEAQVLADKHGNVVVVGTRDCSLQRRFQKLVEEAPAPFLTDEQRASIHESAKRICREAGYYGAGTVEYLVGADGLISFLEVNTRLQVEHPVSEETTGLDLVREQFRIAEGHELSLKEDPTPRGHAFEFRINGEDAAANFMPAPGTIVKYSEPSGPGVRVDSGVVQGSVIGGQFDSMLAKLIVWGPDRETALRRSARALSEYTVEGLPTVIPFDQAIVADPAFTAEDGNFDVYTKWIEEEWDNQLPAHDDSTDAEAAEAEPSQVHTVEIDGRRIEVALPASFGATGTPRKKKKRKGSGAKAAVSGDAVTSPMQGTVIKVNVEEGQEVTEGEVLLVLEAMKMENPVKAHKAGTVTGLAVEAGAATTKGSVLLEIK; from the coding sequence GTGGCAGTAGAAACCAAAAAGATCTCTAAGGTTCTCGTGGCGAACCGCGGTGAGATCGCCGTTCGCGTGATCCGCGCGGCCCGCGACGCTGGCATTGCCTCCGTCGCCGTCTACGCCGAGCCAGACGCCCAGGCACCTTTTGCCTCGCTTGCCGACGAAGCCTTTGCCCTCGGCGGCACCACTTCTGCAGAGTCATACCTCGTCTTTGACAAGATTCTGGACGCCGCAGAAAAGTCCGGCGCCGATGCTATCCACCCCGGCTATGGCTTCTTGTCTGAAAACGCCGACTTTGCCCAGGCCGTCATCGATGCCGGCCTGACTTGGATTGGCCCCTCCCCCGAGTCCATCCGTGACTTGGGAGATAAGGTTACCGCGCGGCACATCGCCGAGCGCGCCGAAGCCCCCATGGCCCCAGGCACCAAAGATCCGGTAGCCGGCGCCGATGAGGTGCAGTCCTTCGCCATGGAATACGGCCTGCCCGTAGCCATCAAGGCTGCCTTTGGCGGCGGCGGCCGCGGCATGAAGGTGGCCTACTCCGCAGAGGAAATCCCCGAGCTCTTTGAATCCGCCACCCGTGAGGCGACTTCCGCCTTCGGTCGCGGCGAGTGCTTCGTAGAGCGTTACCTGGACCGAGCCCGCCACGTCGAGGCCCAGGTGCTGGCGGATAAGCACGGCAACGTAGTCGTCGTCGGCACGCGCGATTGCTCCCTGCAGCGCCGCTTCCAAAAGCTGGTCGAAGAAGCCCCGGCTCCTTTCCTCACTGATGAGCAGCGCGCCTCCATCCACGAGTCCGCCAAGCGCATCTGCCGCGAGGCCGGCTACTACGGCGCAGGCACCGTGGAATACCTGGTGGGCGCCGATGGCCTCATTTCCTTCCTAGAGGTCAATACCCGCCTGCAGGTGGAGCACCCAGTTTCCGAGGAAACCACCGGCCTCGATCTCGTGCGCGAGCAGTTCCGCATCGCTGAGGGCCACGAGCTCTCTCTGAAGGAAGACCCCACCCCGCGCGGCCACGCCTTCGAGTTCCGCATCAACGGCGAGGATGCCGCGGCGAACTTCATGCCAGCCCCTGGCACCATCGTGAAGTACTCCGAGCCGTCGGGTCCGGGCGTGCGCGTTGATTCCGGCGTCGTCCAGGGCTCCGTCATTGGCGGCCAATTCGATTCCATGCTGGCCAAGCTCATCGTCTGGGGCCCAGACCGCGAGACCGCGCTGCGTCGCTCCGCCCGCGCCCTGTCCGAGTACACGGTGGAGGGCCTGCCCACCGTTATCCCGTTTGACCAGGCTATCGTTGCTGATCCAGCTTTCACCGCAGAAGACGGCAACTTCGACGTCTACACCAAGTGGATCGAAGAGGAATGGGATAACCAGCTGCCCGCCCACGATGACTCCACCGATGCCGAGGCTGCAGAGGCAGAGCCGTCCCAGGTACACACCGTGGAAATCGACGGCCGCCGCATCGAGGTCGCCCTCCCCGCCTCCTTCGGCGCCACCGGCACCCCACGCAAAAAGAAGAAGCGCAAGGGCTCTGGCGCCAAGGCCGCTGTATCCGGCGATGCCGTTACCTCCCCAATGCAGGGCACGGTCATCAAGGTCAACGTCGAAGAAGGTCAAGAGGTCACCGAGGGCGAGGTCCTCCTCGTGCTCGAGGCCATGAAGATGGAAAACCCCGTCAAGGCACATAAGGCCGGCACCGTTACCGGCTTGGCCGTGGAGGCAGGCGCTGCTACCACCAAGGGCAGCGTACTGCTGGAAATCAAGTAG
- a CDS encoding ATP-binding cassette domain-containing protein yields the protein MTHLKMHNVSCKRRLHVPHLELTAGMYGLIGPNGAGKTTLLRTVAGFLPAKGSIDSSQVAIARTGADILLAGSTVAQHLRAAQHVREGFDVGYAGELLDKVGVDKRNKNRTLSTGQRQLVACATALLRARRSPPR from the coding sequence ATGACGCACCTTAAGATGCACAATGTCAGCTGCAAGCGCCGCCTGCACGTGCCACACCTGGAGCTCACCGCCGGCATGTATGGGCTAATCGGGCCCAATGGCGCGGGCAAGACCACACTCCTGCGCACAGTGGCCGGGTTCCTGCCCGCAAAGGGCAGCATCGATAGCTCGCAGGTGGCGATTGCGCGCACCGGCGCCGATATCTTGCTCGCCGGTTCCACCGTGGCCCAGCACCTGCGCGCTGCACAGCACGTGCGCGAGGGATTCGACGTGGGGTATGCGGGGGAGTTGTTGGATAAGGTGGGCGTCGATAAGCGCAACAAGAACCGCACCTTGAGCACCGGCCAGCGCCAACTGGTTGCCTGTGCCACTGCCCTGCTGCGCGCACGCCGGTCCCCTCCTCGATGA
- a CDS encoding ABC transporter ATP-binding protein encodes MLKIDATYGHSTALGRLNRTFDAGRVYGLKGPNGAGKSTLLQTLSGEIAPLEGTVTIDGTGPGSAEAAGSVIAVADPVFLPDLTVGEHFTLLSRRSGVDFAEVHELWALDDAILNSAVSDLSSGQRQRVYLAAQLYQPAKALLIDEPERHLDHTWTAFLAEELRHLAAEGRCVVLASHSPAIFDACDEVVEIS; translated from the coding sequence ATGCTGAAAATAGATGCAACTTATGGACATTCCACCGCTTTAGGGCGCCTGAATCGCACCTTCGACGCCGGTCGCGTATACGGCTTGAAGGGCCCCAATGGTGCGGGTAAATCTACGCTGCTGCAGACGTTGAGCGGCGAGATTGCCCCACTCGAGGGCACCGTTACCATCGACGGCACCGGGCCCGGCAGCGCAGAGGCCGCCGGCTCCGTCATCGCAGTCGCGGACCCGGTCTTCTTGCCCGACCTCACCGTCGGCGAACACTTCACCCTGCTTTCGCGCCGCTCCGGCGTAGACTTTGCCGAGGTCCATGAGCTGTGGGCCCTCGATGACGCCATCCTAAACTCCGCAGTCAGCGACCTTTCTTCTGGCCAGCGCCAGCGCGTTTACCTCGCCGCCCAGCTCTATCAGCCGGCCAAGGCTCTGCTTATCGACGAACCCGAGCGCCACCTTGACCACACCTGGACCGCCTTCTTGGCCGAGGAGCTGCGCCACCTCGCCGCCGAGGGCCGTTGTGTAGTGCTGGCCTCCCACTCCCCGGCCATCTTCGATGCCTGCGACGAGGTGGTGGAAATTTCATGA
- a CDS encoding DUF5808 domain-containing protein — protein MAVTTLAITWIMAKAPSLSSPGTPLGVRVPKDYLSDSAVTSALAGYKVRTWGCGVAATILSLFAWKLPLLAAVPSLLVTLGGLWAYISQRRRIIAAKKAGGWFDEVETTIAARVSTNANGTPEFAGIPTPTFPWITMLASLLCIAAGAIIVASHWSDIPDPVPVHWNSSMEADNWSEKSIGSVFSISFIALGMLLLFAVICSCIAHSEVFPRSERSIKARLRNEANLAFTNTGMGVFTLLMCVGMAFMQVTGPVPQFQRFQWSRHYHDVGYYHRWQHRTGCVSSLQQSQLSEQLRGIRFPDEDNESPDNDHLYKWGVMYYNPEDPAVLVDKRFGTGMSFNFARWQAKAFLVITLLVLVGSIALPFY, from the coding sequence ATGGCCGTCACAACTCTCGCAATTACTTGGATTATGGCCAAAGCTCCCTCCCTTTCCTCGCCCGGCACACCGCTCGGTGTGCGCGTGCCAAAGGACTACCTTTCCGATAGTGCAGTTACCTCTGCTCTTGCTGGATACAAGGTACGTACTTGGGGTTGCGGCGTCGCGGCAACAATTCTGTCCCTCTTTGCCTGGAAATTGCCACTCCTCGCCGCCGTACCGTCCCTCTTGGTGACGCTCGGCGGCTTGTGGGCCTACATCTCTCAACGCCGCCGCATCATCGCCGCGAAAAAGGCCGGCGGTTGGTTCGACGAGGTTGAAACCACCATCGCTGCTCGTGTTTCCACCAACGCCAATGGCACACCCGAATTCGCAGGCATCCCCACGCCGACTTTTCCGTGGATAACAATGCTCGCCTCGCTGTTGTGTATCGCGGCCGGTGCCATCATCGTCGCTTCCCACTGGTCCGATATTCCTGACCCCGTTCCAGTGCACTGGAATTCTTCCATGGAGGCGGATAATTGGAGCGAAAAGAGTATCGGCAGCGTTTTTTCTATCTCATTCATCGCCTTAGGAATGCTCTTGCTTTTCGCCGTCATCTGCTCTTGTATCGCACATAGTGAGGTATTCCCACGTTCAGAACGCAGCATTAAAGCTCGACTGCGCAACGAGGCCAACCTCGCCTTCACGAATACCGGTATGGGAGTCTTCACCCTGCTCATGTGTGTGGGCATGGCCTTCATGCAAGTAACCGGCCCTGTACCGCAATTTCAACGGTTTCAATGGAGCCGCCATTATCACGATGTTGGTTATTACCATCGGTGGCAGCATCGGACTGGTTGCGTTTCTTCTCTACAACAATCTCAATTATCCGAGCAACTGCGTGGAATCCGCTTTCCCGATGAAGACAATGAATCACCGGACAATGACCACCTCTATAAATGGGGCGTGATGTACTACAACCCCGAGGATCCTGCGGTACTAGTGGATAAGCGCTTCGGCACAGGCATGTCGTTTAATTTCGCCCGCTGGCAGGCCAAGGCATTCCTCGTCATCACGCTTCTGGTTCTAGTCGGCTCAATAGCGCTACCTTTCTACTAG
- a CDS encoding peptidase inhibitor family I36 protein, which yields MRTQRTFRQSLTRRENDNKELATASVAIAALSGIAVPAASASAGECGGGLVCIFNEANFGGFLGSRGPGIGIMNVSRNANDKMSSWINNTGGHAAWYQHANGGGKWHTMTPFSITIMWAGGATTPYLVAH from the coding sequence TTGCGCACCCAGCGCACGTTCCGCCAATCTCTAACAAGGAGAGAAAATGACAATAAAGAACTCGCTACAGCCAGCGTAGCCATCGCAGCACTGAGCGGAATCGCCGTACCAGCAGCCAGTGCCTCCGCAGGTGAATGCGGTGGAGGCCTAGTGTGCATTTTCAACGAAGCGAACTTCGGCGGTTTCCTAGGTTCCCGTGGCCCCGGAATCGGAATCATGAACGTTTCGCGCAACGCCAATGACAAGATGTCATCGTGGATCAATAACACTGGAGGCCATGCTGCCTGGTACCAGCACGCCAACGGCGGCGGCAAGTGGCACACCATGACGCCATTCTCCATAACAATTATGTGGGCTGGTGGAGCAACGACCCCTTACCTCGTGGCGCACTAA
- a CDS encoding transglycosylase translates to MQTLKTFNLNATKALIVISIIVVLLWALPYLLRNDSSAVGPAGFYWDFVAILLWGIYCAFAATEYRALRGLGIRPRKWLASMHATLWLGSLSFGAVAWAIYYIARQGGDDIFPSWVVTSSVFGTRPILSYIATYGSFACGHLLVGYIGALIGSVVSSANQSSLLARILFIIGIIVGLALANGLLITLIEAFGK, encoded by the coding sequence ATGCAGACACTCAAGACCTTTAATCTCAACGCCACCAAGGCGCTCATCGTCATAAGCATCATCGTCGTGTTGCTGTGGGCCCTGCCCTACTTATTGAGGAATGACTCCTCGGCAGTGGGTCCAGCAGGGTTTTACTGGGACTTTGTAGCGATCCTTCTCTGGGGAATCTACTGCGCTTTCGCTGCAACCGAGTATCGTGCTTTGCGCGGTTTAGGAATAAGACCTCGCAAATGGCTCGCCAGCATGCATGCAACATTGTGGTTAGGCTCACTTAGTTTCGGTGCTGTAGCCTGGGCTATCTATTACATCGCACGGCAGGGCGGGGACGATATTTTTCCTTCCTGGGTTGTTACCTCCAGCGTATTCGGCACACGTCCCATTCTTAGCTACATAGCCACGTACGGCAGCTTCGCCTGCGGTCACCTGCTGGTCGGATATATTGGCGCGCTCATAGGGTCGGTGGTAAGTAGCGCCAATCAAAGCTCCCTCCTAGCGCGGATTCTGTTCATCATCGGCATTATTGTGGGCCTTGCTCTAGCAAATGGTCTCCTGATTACCCTTATCGAGGCTTTCGGGAAATGA
- a CDS encoding sulfurtransferase — protein sequence MADVDPYPPFQEYAHPERLVSAPWLSARLGIKGLRVIEVDEDSLLYDIGHIPTATRINFRTELLSPLTRDFIDGKEFTALMRDKGINADDTIVLYGDKSNWWAAYALWVFTLFGHKDVRLLDGGRNAWMAEERDTSFMVPDFPVSEYPEVSRDDSVLRAFVDQVRESEGALVDTRSPEEFAGEATEHDPNGDSAYGTTMRHGHIPGAINLEWDRSNYPNSCFRSAEELKVNYGMLEPESATILYSHVGAQAAHTWFVLTHLLGFTKTQVYDGSWSEWGNMVKMPIER from the coding sequence GTGGCTGACGTTGATCCCTATCCCCCATTTCAGGAATACGCACACCCCGAGCGCCTCGTGTCTGCACCGTGGCTGTCCGCACGCCTAGGCATCAAGGGCCTGCGCGTCATCGAGGTCGATGAAGACTCGCTCCTCTATGACATTGGCCATATCCCCACCGCCACCCGCATCAACTTCCGCACGGAGCTACTGAGCCCACTTACTCGCGATTTCATCGATGGCAAAGAGTTCACTGCCTTGATGCGAGACAAGGGCATTAATGCCGACGATACGATCGTCCTTTATGGCGATAAGTCCAATTGGTGGGCCGCCTACGCCCTGTGGGTATTTACCCTCTTTGGCCACAAGGATGTTCGCCTGCTCGATGGTGGCCGCAATGCCTGGATGGCCGAGGAACGCGATACTTCCTTCATGGTGCCGGACTTCCCCGTATCCGAATACCCCGAGGTAAGCCGCGATGATTCCGTCCTGCGTGCCTTCGTAGACCAAGTGCGCGAGTCCGAAGGAGCGCTCGTGGATACCCGCTCCCCAGAGGAGTTTGCGGGCGAGGCCACCGAGCACGATCCCAATGGCGATTCCGCCTACGGAACCACCATGCGCCACGGCCACATCCCGGGCGCCATCAACCTCGAGTGGGACCGTTCCAACTATCCCAACTCCTGCTTCCGCTCGGCCGAGGAGCTCAAGGTTAATTACGGAATGTTGGAGCCTGAATCTGCAACGATTCTCTACTCCCACGTGGGCGCACAGGCCGCACACACCTGGTTTGTGTTGACGCATCTTTTGGGATTCACAAAGACGCAGGTCTACGATGGTTCGTGGTCTGAGTGGGGCAATATGGTGAAAATGCCGATTGAGCGTTAA
- a CDS encoding DUF4282 domain-containing protein, whose translation MADNDFNSDGFPKDFSPRDFSETPRHRAEDAAKSAEGAGASEVNETKEFGSTDAKETKSFGHTDKPGEPGNSSNLSSPKPSAEGNSSDFWASSKSSTPSGGAASRAHNPFTDSASSDAAANGDQFGSAQSANDRPVFGGYTQQQGTSQGFGQFPQAGDATADSGQTLGNKKSQMSDTLKGLGKKDGLLGGLFEFEFKHFLTLTHVKEIYKVAMILGGIMWILHLLGAFLFATGMGIYGIREDSASAIFGSIFAFIFLAVLSTVIYYAIMVAIRLFLEAMVANVRIAQNTGDILDKMD comes from the coding sequence ATGGCTGATAATGATTTCAACTCCGACGGGTTTCCGAAGGATTTTTCTCCGCGCGATTTTTCTGAAACCCCGCGTCACCGCGCCGAGGACGCTGCGAAAAGCGCCGAAGGCGCCGGTGCCTCCGAGGTGAATGAGACTAAGGAATTCGGCTCTACCGATGCCAAGGAGACGAAGTCTTTCGGCCACACCGATAAGCCTGGTGAGCCTGGAAATTCGAGTAACCTTTCCTCCCCGAAGCCGAGCGCGGAGGGCAACTCCTCTGACTTCTGGGCCTCCTCGAAGTCCTCCACCCCAAGCGGGGGCGCTGCCTCCCGTGCGCATAATCCATTTACGGATTCGGCATCGTCGGACGCTGCTGCGAACGGCGATCAATTCGGCTCCGCCCAGTCCGCTAACGATCGGCCGGTTTTCGGCGGCTATACCCAGCAGCAGGGCACGAGCCAGGGATTCGGACAGTTCCCGCAAGCAGGCGATGCCACTGCCGATTCCGGCCAGACTCTCGGTAATAAGAAGAGCCAGATGAGTGACACCCTCAAGGGCTTGGGAAAGAAAGACGGCCTATTGGGCGGGCTCTTTGAGTTCGAGTTCAAGCACTTCCTGACACTTACCCACGTGAAGGAAATCTACAAGGTTGCCATGATCCTTGGTGGCATCATGTGGATCCTTCACCTCCTCGGTGCCTTCTTGTTCGCCACCGGCATGGGCATTTATGGCATTAGGGAAGATTCCGCGTCCGCCATCTTCGGAAGCATCTTTGCGTTCATCTTCCTGGCGGTACTGAGCACTGTCATTTACTACGCAATCATGGTCGCCATCAGGCTATTCCTGGAAGCCATGGTGGCTAACGTGCGCATCGCCCAAAACACCGGCGATATCCTGGACAAGATGGACTAG